A region of Pieris rapae chromosome 20, ilPieRapa1.1, whole genome shotgun sequence DNA encodes the following proteins:
- the LOC110999484 gene encoding facilitated trehalose transporter Tret1-like gives MQRNRIERSASKRWRGSVRRIIASSVYNLSCFTHGCSTGWVSGVLGNEALTGGAWLAALPCLVALPAAPMFAVLADVKGRKAGAFFIGLSFIFSWSLAAWCGARGVWAARVAAGAGGAGALALAPLYCAEIAPRTRGLAAMPALACSCGILFAYSAGGLLSAHALSLSMAIAPALLLISLLWLPETPSFLINVGKIQEAAKVMCWFDGSDFREDLTDVIEQQEVRIRTSDYARREMSYESETSQPMLKKSQESDKRTEGEKSACKELFSHRRSRRALISCFVVIGAAAGTGAGAFNSFAAAVLRHSAHEIPVLNTTAYNFSIYNGTLPRKLFESSEAGSMLCGTALVLGAAVATVTVDKVGRKTLLLWSCSGIAFCLAVLGVYCDPHLQVNTFYKHRFLTKKFTRDKSIRDKIELPENLTIYNDSLKYGNDTKAWYRVAENYNETEEQWSVKFEQTIEKDDISIWLPVVMLSLVLFLYNIGLGSVPYVLISELFYVNVRSLASSFLITWMWLSNFFVLRYYGTIAFSIGLHATYYICSSITLIGAGYIYFILPETKGKSQSQIDASLDGPWLLTFERKNQR, from the exons gAATCGAATAGAGAGGTCTGCTTCAAAACGATGGCGTGGCTCAGTGAGAAGAATTATAGCGTCTTCAGTGT ATAATCTGTCATGCTTCACGCATGGCTGCAGCACGGGCTGGGTGTCTGGGGTTCTGGGGAACGAGGCCCTGACAGGCGGTGCCTGGCTTGCAGCTCTACCCTGCCTGGTGGCTCTGCCTGCTGCACCGATGTTCGCAGTACTAGCTGATGTGAAGGGAAGAAAGGCTGGCGCGTTTTTTATAGGACttagttttatt TTCAGCTGGTCTTTAGCAGCGTGGTGTGGAGCCAGAGGTGTTTGGGCGGCTAGGGTCGCTGCTGGGGCGGGCGGCGCGGGTGCGTTGGCCCTCGCCCCACTGTATTGTGCTGAAATTGCCCCCAGAACTAGAGGGCTTGCAGCTATGCCAGCTTTAGCTTGCAG CTGCGGCATTCTCTTCGCCTACTCCGCGGGCGGTCTTCTTTCTGCGCACGCGCTGTCTTTGTCAATGGCTATTGCACCCGCACTTCTGCTCATATCTTTACTATGGCTGCCTGAAACACCTTCTTTTCTTATTAATGTTGGGAAAATTcag GAGGCGGCTAAAGTGATGTGCTGGTTTGATGGTTCAGACTTCAGAGAAGACTTGACAGATGTTATTGAGCAGCAGGAAGTAAGGATACGAACGTCGGATTATGCACGACGGGAAATGTCATATGAGTCTGAGACTTCACAACCAATGTTAAAGAAGAGTCAAGAATCTGATAAGAGAACTGAGGGGGAGAAGTCAGCTTGTAAGGAGTTGT TCTCACATCGTCGTTCGCGTCGTGCACTTATATCTTGCTTCGTGGTAATCGGCGCGGCTGCCGGCACCGGTGCAGGCGCCTTCAACAGTTTTGCGGCTGCTGTGTTGCGACATTCTGCTCATGAAATACCAGTACTAAATACAACTGCTTATAATTTCTCCATTTATAACGG GACATTGCCACGAAAACTGTTCGAGTCATCTGAAGCTGGGTCAATGTTGTGCGGCACAGCGTTGGTACTGGGTGCAGCCGTTGCTACAGTGACTGTTGATAAAGTCGGACGAAAG acTCTCCTCTTATGGTCGTGTTCCGGCATCGCTTTCTGTTTAGCCGTTTTAGGGGTGTACTGTGATCCACATCTACAAGTGAACACGTTCTATAAACATCGTTTCCTAACCAAAAAGTTCACCAGAGATAAAAGTATCAGAGACAAGATAGAATTGCCAGaaaatttgacaatttacaaCGATTCACTCAAATATGGGAACGACACAAAAGCATGGTACAGAGTAGCAGAGAACTATAACGAGACAGAGGAGCAGTGGTCTGTCAAATTTGAACAAACCATAGAGAAGGATGATATATCAATATGGCTGCCGGTTGTCATGTTGTCTTTGgtactgtttttatataatataggccTTGGATCAGTGCCTTATGTATTGATATCAGAGTTGTTTTATGTAAac gtTCGAAGCTTAGCGTCCAGTTTCCTCATAACCTGGATGTGGCTGAGCAACTTCTTCGTGCTACGCTATTACGGAACTATAGCCTTCTCTATTGGCCTCCACGCCACATACTATATATGCTCCTCTATCACTCTTATAGGGGCTGGATATATCTATTTCATTCTTCCTGAGACGAAGGGCAAATCTCAGAGTCAAATCGACGCGTCACTTGACGGACCCTGGCTTTTGACGTTTGAGAGGAAGAATCAACGATGA
- the LOC110999483 gene encoding long-chain fatty acid transport protein 1 — protein MSEKPEVRFEEAERRKGLILTLTAILCCTLCFVVRHYTALLSLVVVLTVFLLSGDRYQWIYICKKTFFRDLLGLRVLLATMFRIWLWERNGTTVVTRWEEVAKMTPDKPAFIMADRSLTFREGDELSNRMAWYFKRQGFKRGEVIALFMETQPEYVFLWLGLAKLRVTTALVNTNLRGSQLIYCLRIAGCKAVIFGAEMAEAIKSIQNEIPDIPLFQFNPPGEESAPILQDTIPLSTELTEMSSESYRDPEPAKPRDTLLYIYTSGTTGFPKAAIITNIRYLLIPLGVHNSGQLSSSDIVYDPLPLHHTAGGVLGAGQCIVLGCTVVLRRKFSASNYWKDVANYKCTAAQYIGEICRYLLTVPPSAYDTAHSAKVLIGNGLRPQIWEEFVKRFNIERVLEFYGATEGNSNLVNLDSKVGAIGFLSRTVSSIYPLTLVKCDEITGEILRDENGNCITCGPHEPGLLLGKIEPKKAILTFAGYADKTASEKKMVRDVRVKGDCYFNTGDILVMDHFGYFYFKDRTGDTFRWRGENVSTAEVEGVISNLIGLKDAVVYGVTIPNIEGRAGMVAIADPEKKLDLESLASGIKTSLPVYARPLFLRILPAPPLTATFKLKKKELVEQAFSLGTDPVYFLDQKTGKYVPMTQKMYDDIMQGNIRL, from the exons ATGTCAGAAAAACCAGAAGTTCGTTTTGAGGAAGCAGAGAGACGCAAGGGTCTGATTCTGACTTTAACCGCTATTCTCTGTTGCACATTATGTTTTGTCGTTCGACATTATACGGCACTTCTTAGTTTAGTGGTTGTTTTGACTGTGTTTTTGTTAAGTGGAGACAGATATCAATGGATTTATATCTGCAAGAAGACTTTCTTTCGGGATTTACT aGGTCTCCGAGTTCTCTTAGCCACGATGTTTCGCATTTGGCTATGGGAGCGCAATGGCACAACTGTGGTTACCAGGTGGGAGGAAGTGGCCAAGATGACACCAGACAAACCGGCATTTATCATGGCTGACAGATCTTTGACGTTTAGAGAG GGTGATGAACTTAGCAACCGAATGGCATGGTACTTCAAACGCCAAGGGTTCAAGCGTGGTGAAGTGATCGCACTGTTTATGGAGACACAACCAGAATATGTCTTTCTCTGGCTTGGTCTGGCGAAATTAAGAGTTACAACTGCATTGGTGAACACCAATTTGAGGGGATCTCAGCTGATCTACTGTTTGCGAATAGCTGGATGTAAGGCTGTGATCTTCGGTGCTGAGATGGCTGAAG CAATAAAATCTATCCAGAACGAAATACCAGACATACCGTTATTCCAATTCAACCCGCCAGGGGAAGAGTCTGCTCCAATACTCCAGGACACAATTCCTCTATCTACTGAGCTGACTGAAATGTCTTCCGAGTCCTACAGGGACCCTGAACCAGCCAAACCCAGGGATACATTGCTATACATCTACACGAGTGGCACTACTGGGTTCCCGAAGGCAGCCATCATAACGAACATAAG ATACCTCCTAATACCACTAGGAGTGCATAACTCAGGGCAGCTCTCTTCGTCTGATATTGTGTACGACCCCCTACCACTACATCACACTGCAGGCGGCGTTCTCGGCGCCGGTCAATGTATCGTTTTGGGCTGTACCGTGGTACTGAGGAGGAAGTTCTCAGCTAGTAACTATTGGAAGGATGTGGCGAATTATAAATGCACG GCCGCGCAATATATTGGTGAAATATGCCGGTACCTACTCACTGTACCACCGTCAGCGTATGACACAGCTCATAGTGCGAAGGTGTTGATTGGAAATGGGCTCCGACCTCAAATATGGGAAGAGTTCGTCAAGAGATTCAATATTGAACGCGTTCTGGAGTTCTACGGCGCTACTGAGGGAAACAGCAATCTTG TGAATTTGGACTCAAAAGTTGGAGCCATCGGATTTCTGAGTCGCACGGTTTCATCAATTTATCCTTTAACATTAGTCAA gTGCGACGAAATTACGGGTGAAATACTGCGAGATGAGAACGGAAATTGTATCACGTGTGGACCTCATGAACCCG GTCTGCTCTTAGGAAAAATAGAGCCTAAAAAAGCGATACTAACATTCGCCGGTTACGCGGACAAGACCGCGTCGGAGAAGAAGATGGTAAGAGATGTAAGAGTGAAGGGAGACTGTTACTTTAACACAGGAGATATTCTTGTGATGGACCATTTTGGATACTTTTATTTCAAGGATCGGACTGGAGATACTTTTAG ATGGCGAGGGGAAAATGTATCAACAGCTGAAGTGGAAGGGGTAATCAGTAACTTAATCGGCCTGAAAGACGCTGTTGTCTATGGAGTTACT ATACCGAACATCGAAGGCCGTGCTGGTATGGTAGCAATAGCGGATCCAGAAAAGAAGTTAGACCTGGAATCTCTCGCGTCCGGCATCAAGACATCTCTCCCAGTTTACGCCAGACCGTTATTTTTACGGATACTTCCAGCACCTCCATTGACAGCGACGTTTAAGCTCAAGAAGAAGGAGTTGGTTGAGCAGGCATTTAGTTTAGGAACTGATCCTGTATATTTTCTGGATCAGAAGACTGGGAAGTATGTGCCGATGACCCAAAAGATGTATGATGATATAATGCAAGGTAATATTAGGCTGTGA